A single Chroogloeocystis siderophila 5.2 s.c.1 DNA region contains:
- a CDS encoding type II toxin-antitoxin system HicB family antitoxin encodes MKYAIVIEKAESNYGAYVPDLPGCVATGQTIEETLQQIQEAIAFHLEGMLLHGEVIPEPTSLCQYVDVQAPSVEQAASTSA; translated from the coding sequence ATGAAATACGCAATCGTGATTGAAAAAGCAGAGAGTAATTACGGGGCTTACGTTCCTGATTTGCCTGGATGTGTAGCGACAGGTCAAACTATAGAGGAGACTTTACAGCAGATACAAGAGGCGATCGCATTTCATTTGGAGGGAATGTTGCTGCATGGCGAGGTCATTCCTGAACCTACTAGCTTGTGCCAATACGTAGATGTTCAAGCACCATCCGTTGAGCAGGCTGCTAGTACTTCAGCATAA
- a CDS encoding SRPBCC family protein, with amino-acid sequence MTKLKLSTTVTQDYNSNLEVDFSNTAATALLQTVEVQTERLAERYRRISARIHIPHAIEQVWQVLTDYETLADFIPNLASSRRLEHPKGGIRLEQVGAQRLLNFNFSARVILDLEEKFPQKIDFQMIEGDFKDFSGSWCLEPCFLAERAGTNLEYIVCVLPKRTMPVSIIERRLSKDMQTNLVAIRQRVTEVFS; translated from the coding sequence TTGACCAAGCTCAAACTTAGTACGACTGTGACTCAAGACTACAACTCTAATCTAGAAGTAGACTTCTCTAATACCGCTGCAACAGCGCTGTTACAGACGGTAGAAGTACAAACTGAGCGCTTAGCTGAGCGCTATCGTCGTATTTCTGCACGCATCCACATCCCACACGCAATCGAGCAAGTGTGGCAAGTCCTCACCGACTATGAGACATTAGCCGATTTTATCCCAAACCTTGCAAGCAGTCGGCGCCTTGAACATCCTAAAGGTGGTATCCGTCTAGAACAAGTTGGCGCCCAGCGTTTGCTGAATTTCAATTTCTCCGCCCGCGTCATCCTCGACTTAGAAGAGAAGTTTCCACAAAAAATTGATTTTCAAATGATTGAAGGTGACTTTAAAGATTTTTCTGGTAGCTGGTGTTTAGAGCCGTGTTTTTTAGCTGAGCGCGCCGGAACAAACCTAGAATACATCGTTTGTGTTTTACCAAAGCGCACTATGCCCGTCTCGATTATTGAGCGCCGCCTTAGTAAAGACATGCAAACAAACTTAGTTGCTATTCGCCAACGAGTAACGGAAGTCTTTAGCTAG